The Cryptomeria japonica chromosome 2, Sugi_1.0, whole genome shotgun sequence region CCATTCATGTGTATTATTAtgtgatcctagataaaatcttaTCTGTGATTCCATCTATTACACCTAtaacatttaatattttattaaattttttaatcgaTATAGATAAATGTAAAATTTGGTGTTAAAGATCAACTTTAGGAGTCTATTATGAAAGGATTAAATTTATCGACTTCTTTGTGCCTTAGTCAAATTCTTCTTGTTAATTTTTACATTATTGAAGCTACAATCATACAATATGCTTAGAAATAAAGAATACTTGCAGTGTCTATTCTTGTGAATATTGATGCAATCTTGTCATCAACAAATGTTGTTTCTCTAGATTAAATATACTCTTAATCCATAAGAAAATATTGACCTAGGGAATGCCTTTAAATATGACATTGTAGACCTAAATTTGAACACTTTAGCATCCAAGTTGGTGGGAAACAATcacatttttttaatgaaattgagttaaattaagagaaataaatttgaatataaaaaaaagaTGTCTATGCTAGTGAATTCCATCCAAGGGGAAATTTTGTGTCTAATCATGTCTAAGATTTGAAATAAATGGAATCTAAAATATATGAGCAAGTAAAGGCTAAAGTGAGTAGATGAATGATTGTTTTATAGGTTTGGTCAACTTATACTTATTAAGGACCCAAGTTGAATGCTATAGACGTCAATTTCCAAGATAGTCTTTGTTATCCTAGAATTTTCTAACCAAGATAGCCTTTTTCCTAGGCAATGCCATTTATTTTGAACTTCTTCTTGGATCAATCCCAAAAGAGAGTATGTGTTGAAGCTGACCTCTTCAAAGATTTAAACAAGATGATCGATATATAGATTCACAACTTGACACACTCAATGTGTCCTCTATTTGTACCCATCAAATACATTCTATAATAATCAATCTTCCAAGTGCAAGATTTGGGAGCACCCTTTGGTTACTCCCCATAACAAACTTGTACAACTCAACCAAAAATTGATAACCCACCTACAAAAAAAAGAGAAGGGATGGTCAACTATATGGTTAGTGACAAAGCCAAGACTAGTAACAATGGTTCGGATCCACCTAAGTATTCTACTAGAATTGGTGGCTAGCTACCAAGAACTCGAGGTAGGGTTCCAAAACCTTAGGTTTTAAGAAAATATCTTGTCCATTATCATGGAGAGACATATAAGAAGGTGAATAAAATGAAATTGACTAGGCACTATGTGTGAGATCAAAATTATCTTTTCAAGTGAATTTTACCACTTGCTTCCATTCACCACCCCTAATAGTCCAATGTGCTAAAGAAAGGTTAGCGCAACAAACCTTTCCCTTAGGCTATTTTAATTGAAAAGAGGAATTTGTATAGAATAGTTATTCAACTTTTAGTGAGTTGGATAGTGAGGATATCACCCTTGACACCCACTTGCAATGTCCTTGAATGTTCAAGGTTTGATGGAACTCCTAATAAAAATTTTTTTGTATAACatttagaaaaatatttgcaattttttaatttctttgtttGCAAGAAATTAAGAGTTATAGTTTTTTCTCTTTTTCCTACATGTTATATTATCTAGCCTAATAGTCATTTGTTATGTAGTAATCATGAAACAAGTTGTGGTGGAGCTATCATCTTTATCTCTTCTTAGTGGCTTCAACATAGAGTTGACCAAGGATGTGACCCCACCAACCAATTAATTTTCAACattaataaacatttatttataATTACTAATGTTTATGCATTGAATAATGTTGTTGAAGGATGTACTCTTTAGAGATGAATGGGGGATTTAATGCTCGCCACCACTTGGACtctatataaatattttaatatgattgtgATAGTCTAAAATAAGTGGAATGATTTTACTATGGAGATGGATACCTAGTGAATAGAATCTTGGCACCGTGTGTAATAAATTGGGGCTTTTATGCTAATTTTGGTTACCACCATGACCATAAGATGTGGTACATGTGGATTAACCGTAGATCATATCCTAATAGCTGGTCTACAAATGGTTTGATAGAGCCATGCTATCAACCCAATCCTTCTGTCTCTTTTATCAATTGCTTTTGGTTTCTAATTGACCTTTTGTGAAATATTATCCCAAGACATTAGATTTCCATAGTCCATAATGATAATTATTGTGTTTCTAGATTCAGCTGTGTGAACCAAAATGATATTTAATAGAATTTTAGATTGAACAAAAACTTGACATGATTCTTTTTAAACACATTCTTATTATCCCAAAGACCATGGTGGCACACATTCAATGTATTTGGAATCTAGAGCCACATCCCATGCATGAACCATTGTTGCCATTCCAATACAAAGGGAGAGAACATTTGGTGTGGCCATTTCTTTTTCTCCTTTTGTTTCCCCATTCAAATACAAAGGAAGAGAACATTTGGTGTGGCTATTTCTTTTTGTCCTTTTGTTTCCCTGATCTTTCTCCTTCACCTGGTCAGCTTAACAGGCAGGGGCATTACAGTTCCAGTACACCTGCTGTTATGAAAAATGTATTGTTCATGGTCTCTGTGGTTCTCTTTACAATGACTCTTATCATGCCTGCCTTCAGAATTTTCTTTCTCTGCTTCAAACGAATCTGTCGTCGTCGACTGACATTAGAAAGCAGAGAAGCCTCTATCGACCTTCGACGTCTCCCCCATGAAAAAACAGCTGCAGAACGTTTTCATGTGTTTGTATATGAGTCTAAGAATTACAGTGACCGAGGATTCGAGTGTGCAGTGTGTTTATGTGAGCTTGAAGAGCGAGAAAAGGGAAGAATTTTGCCTGGGTGTAAGCACAGCTTCCATGTCGACTCATCGACAAATGGCTCAACTCGCATTCGACCTGCCCGATTTGTAGAGCCAACGCCAGAGTTGACAGGTCGTTGTCACGGTAGAGAGATGAACCAAAGTTTTGGGAAACGTATTAGATGTGAAATCCTTGTAAATTGTTGAGGGCAACATGATTTAAGCCCCCATATGTAATTGGTAAATGCTAGCAATGGTTAGGtcgatatttaaattatttatttaaaagttttttttttaattgataaaaAATGAGATTCAAGGAtttggattttatttgacaaaacaaaaaatctaCATTTGACAAAAGGTTCAAGTTTCATGAGATGTagataaagataaaaaaaaaaaaaaaaatatagtcgTGGACTAGAAAATAAGCTAAATATATCAGAGAACCAtttcaaaaacatcaacaaaacaaaaaaactaaatAGCACAAACTAGTGATGTGCTAGTGTTCGCATACCACTAGCCACCTACCATTCAACGCTAAAAAAATCTAGTTTCCCATAAAGAAGACGTCCTTGAAAGTCTTGCCCATGCCTTTATCTTTGTCAATCTATTTATTAGTTTTTTTCTCCATGATCCTAGTCATGgttcttctagtcaaatcttcttagAGATCACCTTTCCTTTCTTGGAGTTCATATTGTAAAACATAAATGCTCCAATGACTGAGTTTTTAACAATTTTTATGTTGAAGGTCCACtacttgatgtaggagcatccttggctcatggaaatcttgcatcaaccaaaaacattttcttttcagtttgtttcctgttttgtagttcaacatttctttctgtatttctTGGCATTTGATCACCGGATCTTGCAGAGATGGATTGTGATTGTGGACATGTTCACCTACCTTGTCCTAAGTCCGCgggacgtttggatctttttccggcaagttatcacttTCAGAATCTAAGACAATTTTCTGTCGTGGAGCACCAGAACAACTTGGACCTATCTTGTTTTTGGCAAATCTTGCGGATCATTTTCGTAGCGTGCAGAGcttcaattcattgtttccaacattccttggcttgTGGCCGACCTGGTTGTTTTACATGTTACATCTTCAAAAATTGTCTATTGTTTCATCTTGGGCTGACGTGGATCATCCTTGATCGTATAAATCGATGTAATCGAGCATTTAGAGACAAGTATTAtaacatagaagataaatctaaAGGTTAGGAGGTTCgaagttggctcacattcttgttGGAGCTTGGATATTGTACTTGAACATGTATGTAATCAAGTCAGGGTGCCAAATCTTGTGAGCCTGCATGTTGCCgacaatttgtaattgattttcataatatataatacactctatttctgcattacctccatcacattgagttgtttCTATTGTGTAACTCTTGTTGCGTTGTCcgaactgttctctttgaggactttcCTGTCATGACTTCACCACTACCTCATTGAGattctcttttattttttcttGAGTTTTCCTTAATTCCTCTATGCTTTATTACAAATTCTCccatttgtcaaaaaaaattatgaACTTATCAACCTCTTCCAATTTTTCTTCGCCCATCTTGTCACTCTTCTATTCCATGCTATATTTAAAAACTTTTATTTCTAGGTCTTCAATGTTTTATTGGTTGTGAATTGTTAAGAAATCATCTATATCATAACATTATTGTGTGAATTAAGAATTCCTTgtagtttttgtttgtttttttgtcctTGAGGATAGAACAATCCTAGCATCATCCTTTAAAGGTAACCCTTTTTGAGTGAGGGGTTTAGGATCTAACATAACAACAAGCCCGTGTGCACTTTATGGGGGGTGACAAATCTCAAATGGTCCATTAGATAGATACTAGATTtattaggagtcatgaaaagagtGGGGCTCAAGGTGactcattttttttgttttattcttgGGATGAATTGTGTGGATCTCCTTGAAACTACTAAAGGTGGTATCAAAACCAACCTTATCAATATGTTTGCCCTTACCAAAAACTTTTGTAGGGTGAAGTTGTGGGCTAGACTTCAAAGGAGGAATTATAATTTTTAGTACCTAGGTGATGGGCTACTTTTTAGTTGTCGAGGCCACTGGTTTACTTTTTGAAGGGCCCATAGAGTAATCATTGTGGGGGAAAAGGGATGGATTTATATTGTAAGGGTAAATGGGGTGGCAATGGTTCTAGCTAGAACTTAAAATAAAGACAATATAGAAGCCTTGATGAACCTCGGCAATTCACCTTTGTTTCCATCAAAACCTTACCAACCAACTCCTCAAGTAAACTATAAATCCAAAAGGGGAAAGTCATTATAATATCATGTCCTATTTGAGTCAATGTGGGGAACAAGTGAGAATAAAACCTTTTGAATATCCCTTCAAGCAAAGATATAACACATAAGGGATGGATGGTTATAAGATGGGTGGTAGAGCATAAAAGAACATTTGTAATTCTTTTACTATTTTTGGGTGGTCGagtgtaaaaaaaaaaagatttagtaAATTAATATTGATTAAATCACATGAAGTGGGAAGGGGGCTTAGTTACGAAGACTTAGAAAAGTGAAATTGGGAGTTAGAGAAAATGGATTAAAACTTTAGGAAAATgaggtaaataattaaataaattgatatagTTCACTTAATTAATGAGAAACAAATGAGTATTCAAGACGTGTTAGGACATATGTACTTTAGATGTCTACAATTTTATATTTAGAAGATTACTCTTAATCATTATTTCTAGATAGCCCTATCATTTTGAGCTCTACAACTTCTCCCTCATAAATAGAATATAGTATGGTCTCCCTATTCAACTTATAAATCTTATTATCTAAAGACATTTTAAGTTGGCTAATTTATGGAGGACAATTAGAATAGTTCTAAGATGGGTATCTTATTAGATTGTCATGCTCAATATTTTTAGAAGATGTTTATGCAGTCATATCACAAATATATTTGATTGTGTTAAAAAATGATCTTCAATGACATTGAATTTTTATAGGTGAAACTTGTTTACCAACAACAAGAAGATTGTATATTGTTGTGAGACAATTTGCCACCATAATCATCACATGCATTTTTTAGATTACTTGGTAACTGTAATGCGAGGAGCAAACTTTTTACCGTGATCAATAATGCTAGTATGACATACCCTTTCATACCATATAAATTGGGAGGAGATTAGATCTCATGACCTCATACCTACCACATCTCACCAATCAAACCAGACCCAacccaattaattaattataattagacTATAAAGTATACACTTACACTAAAAATCTGTTCTATATCATCATCAACATCACAAAGGATATTTATGGGAACGCTGCTTTTACTCGCTAAGAGCTAAGAATTAACACGAAATGCTACAGATCGCTGAATTGACAGAAGCAGTATGTACGCCCATCTCGCTGTAGACAAGTAATTTTGAGTCTTGTCAAACGCAGAATCAGATTCGACCTACAAATTGGAATATAAATACCCAAAGATTGTAGAGGGACTACACTGCATGTTTTCAAAGGATCCCAAATTGCCGATCACAGTAATCCACGATTTTGCAATTTGGGTACAGAGGCAGAGCATTTGGTATCAGTAAGTTATGGCTACTTCACTCCATCCTTTTTCACGTCGGCTAAACAGAGAGGAGCACTACAGCTCCAAGACGGTCACTCTTGTCAATAGTAGACTGTTTATAGCCTCTGCATTTATCTTCACTGTGATTATCTTCATGGCTGCACTCGCAACTTTTATACTTTGTTTCAAACGATTCTGCATTCGTCGACTGCCATTGGAAAGCGATGAAATCTCCATCGGCCTTCCACAGAAAAAATCAGTTACAGAAAGTTTTCCTGTGTTTGTGTATGAACGTAAGAATTACAAAGAGCAGAGGCTGGAGTGCGCGGTTTGTTTGAGTGAGTTTGAAGAGGAAGAGAAGGGAAGAATTTTGCCTGTGTGTAATCACAGCTTTCATGTCGACTGCATCGACAGGTGGTTTGAGTCGCAGTCGACATGTCCAATTTGTCGAGTCAATGCCCAGGTCGACACTTTGTCGGCTGCCGTCGTCATGGTAGACGCGTAAATCAGTTGTTTCTTAAAGCGCGTACTTTACGTGTAAACTTCTGTACATCAAGCCACAATAGTAAATCGAAGGCGTATATATGTAAGGATAGATATCATAGCACTACTCAATCCTTATCCTGTATATAGCAAGCTTTTAACTTGTAATCTCAAGAAACATAGCTTTggaatgttttttttattttaattatatttttaataatgaaat contains the following coding sequences:
- the LOC131873685 gene encoding RING-H2 finger protein ATL64-like; this encodes MATSLHPFSRRLNREEHYSSKTVTLVNSRLFIASAFIFTVIIFMAALATFILCFKRFCIRRLPLESDEISIGLPQKKSVTESFPVFVYERKNYKEQRLECAVCLSEFEEEEKGRILPVCNHSFHVDCIDRWFESQSTCPICRVNAQVDTLSAAVVMVDA